The following are from one region of the Jatrophihabitans telluris genome:
- a CDS encoding mechanosensitive ion channel family protein: MIEAVDYGTGVTNAWSNVATFIPKFIVFLVILIVGWIIAKAITKALSAVLTRVGFDRLVERGGVKKALASSKYDASDILAKVVYYAIMLFVLSTAFGVFGQNPISDYLHAVIAYLPLVFVAIIIVIIASAVAAAVKALIENSLSGLSYARVLGNAASGLILAFGLIAALDQLHIATNVVNAVLYASLAAIVGILVIAVGGGGIKTMSQRWEAVAAKYDEEKPRIADAARNAPSVKSQAQQAKSATLNSTDGRPASYGSAL; this comes from the coding sequence ATGATCGAAGCTGTTGACTACGGCACCGGCGTCACGAACGCCTGGTCGAACGTCGCTACGTTCATACCGAAGTTCATTGTCTTCCTCGTCATTCTCATCGTCGGCTGGATCATCGCCAAGGCGATAACCAAGGCCCTCTCGGCCGTGTTGACCCGCGTCGGTTTCGACCGCCTGGTCGAACGAGGCGGAGTCAAGAAAGCCCTGGCCTCGAGCAAGTACGACGCCTCCGACATCCTGGCCAAGGTCGTCTACTACGCGATCATGCTGTTCGTGCTCTCCACGGCCTTCGGCGTCTTCGGGCAGAACCCGATCAGCGACTACCTGCACGCGGTCATCGCCTACCTGCCGCTGGTCTTCGTGGCCATCATCATCGTCATCATCGCCTCGGCCGTCGCCGCCGCGGTGAAGGCTCTCATCGAGAACAGCCTGTCCGGCCTGTCCTATGCCCGGGTGCTGGGCAACGCCGCGTCCGGCCTGATCCTCGCGTTCGGCCTGATCGCCGCACTGGATCAGTTGCACATCGCAACCAACGTGGTCAACGCCGTTCTCTACGCTTCGCTTGCCGCGATCGTCGGCATCCTGGTCATCGCCGTCGGCGGTGGCGGGATCAAGACGATGTCCCAGCGCTGGGAAGCGGTCGCGGCGAAGTACGACGAGGAGAAGCCTCGCATCGCCGACGCCGCCCGCAACGCTCCGAGCGTGAAGAGCCAAGCGCAGCAGGCCAAGTCGGCCACGCTGAATTCCACGGACGGGCGGCCGGCGAGCTACGGCTCCGCCCTGTAG
- a CDS encoding GAF and ANTAR domain-containing protein, translated as MSDLEPVRTDRLVQVSRDFTELARELASHPSVEETLAAIVTHAVATIDGTEDAAVTLQVEGGFRTIAATGDLPLQVDKLQYETGEGPCVHSIEYGHVLRSNDLATDPRWPLFGPRASRETSVVSMLSHRLFLEDEPSNAALNLYSRQPSAFADYDLDVLDRLATHCAIALSKARAQDASHILRASLDNNRRIGTAVGILMAVHKITSDEAFDLLRLASQHHRRRLVDVANEVYEQGKLDL; from the coding sequence ATGTCGGACCTGGAACCGGTGCGCACCGATCGGCTCGTTCAGGTCAGCCGTGACTTCACCGAGCTGGCACGCGAGCTGGCCTCCCACCCGAGTGTCGAAGAAACGCTCGCCGCGATCGTCACGCACGCAGTCGCCACGATCGACGGAACCGAGGACGCCGCGGTCACGCTGCAGGTCGAGGGCGGCTTCCGGACGATCGCGGCCACCGGGGACCTTCCGCTGCAGGTAGACAAGCTGCAGTACGAGACCGGCGAGGGCCCCTGCGTGCATTCGATCGAATACGGGCACGTGCTGCGCTCGAACGATCTGGCCACCGATCCGCGCTGGCCACTCTTCGGACCGCGAGCCTCGCGGGAAACCTCGGTGGTCAGCATGCTGTCCCACCGGCTCTTCCTGGAGGACGAGCCCAGCAACGCCGCGCTGAATCTGTACTCGCGCCAACCGTCGGCCTTTGCCGACTACGACCTGGACGTTCTCGACCGGCTCGCCACCCACTGCGCCATCGCCCTGTCCAAGGCCCGCGCGCAGGACGCCAGCCACATCCTGCGGGCCTCGCTGGACAACAATCGGCGCATCGGCACCGCCGTGGGGATTCTCATGGCCGTGCACAAGATCACCTCCGACGAGGCCTTCGACCTGCTGCGCCTGGCGAGTCAGCATCACCGCCGCAGGCTCGTCGATGTCGCCAACGAGGTCTACGAACAGGGCAAGCTCGACCTCTGA
- a CDS encoding VOC family protein gives MPIPTRAFAHVRLTVTDIERSRAFYEDVFGLPVAFELPPNADAETRQQLSFLYGGVIYQLGDSLLGLRPVGQDEFAENRTGLDHVSFALSSRTELDEAAQSLDERGIEHGGVKDIGAGYILEFRDPDNIALELFSPKS, from the coding sequence ATGCCTATTCCCACCCGCGCCTTCGCCCACGTCCGTCTGACCGTCACCGACATCGAGCGGTCCCGCGCCTTCTACGAGGATGTCTTCGGCCTGCCAGTGGCCTTCGAGCTGCCGCCCAACGCCGACGCCGAAACCCGGCAGCAGCTGTCGTTCCTCTACGGCGGCGTCATCTACCAGCTCGGCGACTCGCTGCTCGGCCTGCGGCCGGTCGGACAGGACGAGTTCGCCGAGAACCGGACCGGGCTGGACCACGTCAGTTTCGCGCTGTCCTCGCGGACCGAACTGGATGAGGCGGCCCAGAGTCTGGATGAGCGCGGCATCGAGCACGGCGGCGTGAAGGACATCGGCGCCGGGTACATCCTCGAGTTCCGCGATCCCGACAACATCGCACTGGAACTGTTCAGCCCCAAGAGCTGA
- a CDS encoding PIG-L deacetylase family protein: MSLTMVCFHAHPDDEALLTGGTVAMAVAAGHRVVLVMATNGEQGLAEPGVASAPDAPALGARRRTELQASAALLGCHRVVELGYPDSGMHAEHGGFSTVPVEDIARRLADILTAEAADVLTTYDARGGYGHPDHLQVHRAGVLAAHLAGTPTVAEATVDRSRLVRAARWLERLRIMPGTVSADRLARSYADPAEITDRVDVRRFARAKRAAMRAHVSQAGGGDNVRTLALLGRLPLPLFRLVCGTEWFIVSGSPAILRSGQQPLDG; encoded by the coding sequence ATGAGCCTGACCATGGTCTGCTTCCACGCCCATCCCGACGACGAGGCGCTGCTGACCGGTGGCACTGTCGCGATGGCCGTCGCGGCCGGGCATCGCGTGGTGCTGGTGATGGCCACCAACGGCGAGCAGGGTCTGGCCGAGCCAGGGGTGGCCAGCGCGCCCGATGCCCCCGCCCTGGGTGCTCGGCGACGAACTGAACTGCAGGCCTCCGCGGCGCTGCTGGGTTGCCATCGGGTCGTCGAACTCGGCTACCCCGACTCGGGAATGCACGCCGAACACGGGGGATTCTCCACCGTCCCGGTCGAGGACATCGCGCGCCGGCTGGCCGATATCCTCACAGCCGAGGCCGCTGACGTGCTGACCACCTACGACGCCCGCGGCGGCTACGGTCACCCCGACCACCTCCAGGTTCACCGGGCCGGGGTTCTGGCCGCCCACCTCGCGGGAACTCCGACCGTGGCCGAGGCGACCGTGGACCGCAGCCGGCTGGTCCGTGCCGCGCGCTGGCTGGAGCGCTTGCGCATCATGCCCGGAACGGTGTCGGCCGATCGGCTGGCGCGTTCCTACGCCGACCCGGCCGAGATCACCGACCGCGTCGACGTCCGCCGATTCGCCCGGGCGAAGCGGGCAGCCATGCGTGCGCACGTGAGTCAGGCCGGCGGCGGCGACAACGTGCGGACGCTGGCGCTGCTCGGACGGTTGCCCCTGCCCCTGTTCCGGCTGGTCTGCGGAACGGAATGGTTCATCGTGAGTGGCAGCCCGGCGATCTTACGATCCGGCCAACAACCGCTCGACGGCTAG
- a CDS encoding glycosyltransferase family 4 protein → MRIAHVTDCYLPRLGGIERQVHGLATAQQAQGHDVEVITSVPAGLAGDQDSFPVHRPASRRLSESGIAPIRYGSSWSGTRTVRRGRYDVVHVHASTFSPLPYLTARAVAGRVPVALTLHSMWAWAAPIFRGADWVLGWRDWPIAWSAVSRIAAEELSSELLGRSVAVLPNAVDTVQWAPPAESPRPPSRVRIATTMRLAARKRPLELLQMMRAVRAGVPDSIRIDLDIIGDGPLAPQLRHFLAVNGMTGWVHLLGQLPAEEILARYADTDVYLSPATLESFGIAALEARSAGLPVVAFASTGTADFVRDGHEGLLARDDGGMVEAIRRLVISPDLRHRLTAHNRSVRPVQTWPLITAAAEQLYESADTTLRRNALVAALR, encoded by the coding sequence ATGAGGATTGCCCATGTCACCGACTGCTACCTCCCCCGTCTGGGCGGTATCGAGCGACAGGTGCACGGTCTGGCGACGGCTCAGCAGGCCCAGGGACACGACGTCGAGGTGATCACCTCGGTCCCGGCGGGCCTGGCCGGCGACCAGGACAGCTTCCCCGTCCACCGTCCCGCGTCGCGGCGCCTGTCCGAATCGGGGATCGCTCCGATCCGCTACGGCAGCTCGTGGTCGGGAACGCGGACCGTGCGACGTGGCCGCTACGACGTGGTCCACGTCCACGCCTCGACCTTCTCTCCGCTGCCCTACCTGACCGCTCGTGCTGTTGCCGGCCGAGTGCCGGTCGCCCTCACCCTGCACTCGATGTGGGCGTGGGCCGCTCCGATCTTCCGCGGCGCCGACTGGGTATTGGGCTGGCGCGACTGGCCGATCGCCTGGTCGGCGGTGAGCCGGATCGCCGCCGAAGAGCTGTCGTCCGAGTTGCTCGGACGTTCGGTGGCGGTGCTGCCCAACGCGGTCGACACCGTCCAGTGGGCGCCGCCGGCTGAATCGCCGCGCCCGCCGTCCCGGGTACGGATCGCCACCACGATGCGCCTGGCCGCCCGCAAACGACCGCTGGAACTGCTGCAGATGATGCGCGCGGTCCGAGCCGGCGTCCCCGACTCCATCCGGATCGACCTCGACATCATCGGCGACGGCCCGCTGGCCCCGCAGCTGCGCCACTTCCTTGCCGTGAACGGTATGACGGGCTGGGTGCACCTGCTCGGGCAGCTGCCCGCGGAGGAGATCCTGGCTCGCTATGCCGATACCGACGTCTACCTCTCGCCGGCCACGCTCGAGTCCTTCGGTATCGCCGCACTCGAGGCCCGCAGCGCCGGGCTGCCGGTGGTCGCGTTCGCTTCGACGGGCACGGCCGATTTCGTCCGCGACGGGCACGAGGGCCTGCTCGCGCGCGACGACGGCGGCATGGTCGAGGCGATCCGTCGGCTGGTCATCTCGCCGGACCTGCGTCACCGCCTCACCGCCCACAATCGATCGGTCCGTCCGGTGCAGACATGGCCGTTGATCACCGCCGCGGCCGAGCAGTTGTACGAATCGGCCGACACCACCCTGAGACGCAACGCGCTGGTGGCCGCCCTGCGATGA
- a CDS encoding DMT family transporter translates to MSNSGLVIALSLLSALAFAISTNLKHNSAATGPALHSMSPKNLGGFVLATVNHPLWLAGIAADLIGLVLQIVALHRGALAVVQLLLVSGLLFTLIIRNLHHRRIDHAELGWALLLVLTLGGFLYVAAAAPTSDVKEGVDRLPAALAALAGTVVAVGAVLLARRVRPAATGAAALGIAVGIIYASDAALLKACSDRLSRGLGTLLTSWQLPTVIVVGALGLFLCQLAYQAGPLSASQPSIVAVDPLVSVVIGVLIFDEHLRRGPWTGAALAVLVVLLTLAVVNLARLESRQDAPDSGAVAARTTGG, encoded by the coding sequence ATGAGCAACAGCGGATTGGTCATCGCGCTCAGCCTGCTCAGTGCCCTGGCTTTCGCGATCTCCACCAATCTCAAACACAACAGCGCCGCCACCGGGCCCGCGCTGCATTCGATGTCCCCGAAAAACCTGGGCGGTTTCGTCCTCGCCACGGTGAATCACCCGCTCTGGCTCGCCGGAATCGCGGCTGACCTGATCGGTCTCGTCCTGCAGATCGTCGCGCTGCACCGGGGCGCGCTCGCCGTGGTCCAGCTGCTGCTGGTCAGCGGGTTGCTCTTCACCCTGATCATCCGCAACCTGCACCACCGTCGTATCGACCACGCCGAACTGGGGTGGGCCCTGCTGCTGGTCCTCACGCTGGGCGGGTTCCTCTACGTCGCGGCCGCGGCGCCGACCTCGGACGTGAAAGAGGGCGTGGACCGGTTGCCGGCCGCGCTGGCCGCGCTGGCCGGCACCGTCGTCGCGGTGGGCGCCGTGCTGCTCGCCCGGCGCGTGCGGCCGGCCGCAACGGGTGCGGCCGCGCTGGGCATCGCGGTGGGGATCATCTACGCCAGCGATGCCGCCCTGCTCAAGGCCTGCTCGGACCGCCTCTCGCGGGGGCTGGGCACGTTGCTCACGAGCTGGCAGCTACCCACGGTCATCGTCGTCGGCGCCCTCGGACTGTTCCTGTGCCAGTTGGCGTACCAGGCTGGTCCGCTGTCGGCCAGCCAGCCCAGCATCGTGGCCGTCGATCCCCTGGTCAGCGTGGTCATCGGAGTCCTCATCTTCGACGAGCACCTGCGAAGAGGACCGTGGACCGGCGCTGCCCTGGCCGTCCTCGTCGTGCTGCTGACCCTGGCGGTCGTCAACCTGGCGCGGCTGGAGAGCCGCCAGGACGCACCCGACTCCGGCGCCGTGGCCGCACGCACGACCGGCGGCTGA
- a CDS encoding DUF2142 domain-containing protein, which yields MRRLRVWALPVAVALFYVAYLLCWSVTNPPFASPDEGAHYLRAIGVAQGHLRDTPKPYLTVRQAHVSSETMLHWLNQATTVVSVPRGMVTSGWTCEIHGLAHAASCLASARPSGSVQLLRTPVGNYQPMPYLAPALAMSHVHTAFAALLSARLVAAATCAVFLVLTVALSWTGEAWSLVGPSAAVTPMVLFTSASLNPSGLEIATALAWPAGLLALARFGHPPAWMWWASGAAGVALALSRTPGPVWVVLDLAVVAALTTGRGSHSFARDNRAAIAVTASAVFGAVVLNRVWEARYGSHLGATSAAIVRHLPGQAHVLPSLAEQLVGRFGWLDVGLPHVLVDTWQWGVVALVVIALSVASGRQRLVLTATILLVLAVTVTLASALITGTGYAVQGRHILPIAVLIPLVAGELARRNLGRLPTMMRMTIPAVVTVGALALNLLAWYGNARRYAVGIHGSLLFVLHEKWQPPLGWYPWLAIVVVATLAASAAAALGVVTGFVQAGPGDQLVKTAG from the coding sequence GTGCGTCGACTACGGGTGTGGGCTCTGCCGGTGGCGGTGGCGTTGTTCTACGTCGCCTACCTGCTGTGCTGGTCGGTCACGAACCCGCCGTTCGCCTCGCCGGACGAGGGTGCCCATTACCTGCGCGCCATCGGCGTCGCGCAGGGACACCTGCGAGACACGCCGAAGCCATACCTGACGGTGCGGCAGGCGCACGTGTCCTCGGAGACCATGCTGCACTGGCTGAACCAAGCGACCACCGTGGTCTCGGTCCCGCGGGGAATGGTGACCTCGGGCTGGACGTGTGAGATCCACGGGCTGGCCCACGCCGCCAGCTGCCTGGCCTCGGCCCGGCCGTCGGGCTCGGTTCAGCTGCTGCGGACGCCGGTCGGCAACTACCAGCCGATGCCCTACCTCGCCCCCGCGTTGGCGATGAGCCACGTCCACACGGCGTTCGCGGCCCTGCTGTCGGCGCGGCTGGTCGCCGCCGCCACCTGTGCCGTCTTCCTCGTACTCACGGTCGCGCTCAGCTGGACCGGCGAGGCGTGGTCGCTGGTCGGTCCGAGCGCGGCCGTGACCCCGATGGTGCTGTTCACCTCCGCAAGCCTCAACCCGAGCGGGCTGGAGATCGCGACCGCCCTGGCCTGGCCGGCCGGGCTGCTGGCGCTCGCGCGCTTCGGCCATCCGCCGGCCTGGATGTGGTGGGCCTCCGGCGCCGCCGGGGTGGCGCTGGCCCTGAGCCGGACCCCGGGACCGGTCTGGGTCGTCCTCGACCTCGCCGTCGTCGCGGCGCTGACCACCGGACGCGGCAGCCACTCCTTCGCCCGCGACAACCGCGCGGCGATCGCCGTGACGGCCTCGGCGGTGTTCGGCGCCGTCGTACTGAACCGCGTCTGGGAGGCGCGCTACGGATCCCACCTGGGGGCGACGTCGGCCGCCATCGTGCGCCACCTGCCCGGACAGGCCCACGTGCTCCCATCGCTGGCCGAGCAGCTGGTCGGGCGCTTCGGGTGGTTGGACGTCGGCCTCCCCCACGTCCTCGTCGACACTTGGCAGTGGGGGGTCGTGGCGTTGGTCGTCATCGCGCTTTCGGTCGCCTCCGGACGCCAGCGCCTCGTCCTGACCGCCACGATCCTGCTCGTCCTCGCCGTCACGGTGACACTCGCTTCGGCCCTCATCACGGGAACCGGTTATGCCGTGCAAGGACGGCACATTCTGCCGATCGCGGTCCTGATCCCCCTCGTCGCGGGCGAGCTCGCCCGGCGCAACCTTGGGCGGCTGCCGACCATGATGAGGATGACCATCCCCGCGGTCGTGACCGTCGGTGCCCTCGCCCTCAACCTGCTTGCGTGGTACGGCAACGCACGCCGCTACGCCGTGGGCATCCACGGTTCGCTGCTGTTCGTCCTGCACGAGAAGTGGCAGCCGCCGCTTGGCTGGTATCCGTGGCTGGCCATCGTCGTGGTGGCCACCCTCGCCGCGAGCGCGGCCGCTGCCCTTGGTGTCGTCACCGGGTTCGTCCAGGCGGGCCCGGGTGATCAGCTGGTGAAGACCGCGGGTTAG
- a CDS encoding LacI family DNA-binding transcriptional regulator, translating into MRQRPPAMTDVAALAGVSHQTVSRVLNAHPNVSEDTRARVRAAIAELGYRPNRAAKALVTGRSHLIGVVTQTTTLYGPASLLVAFENAAALAGMNVTLASVPTMTRQALVTAVNRQLDQGVAGIVVIAPVASAQPAIDGIPDDVPYVVVDGDPDLRTDLVTIDQVEGARLATRHLLDAGHATVWHVSGPPGWFDSAGRLEGWRSTLQAAGCEVPPAIPADWTAAAGFRAGRTLARMSEVTAVFAANDHLALGLLRAFHEDGRSVPVDISVVGFDDVAEAAYFTPPLTSVRPDFLQAANRTLGLLLERMATPDRPAERAVIAPELVVRASVGPPRSRR; encoded by the coding sequence ATGAGACAGCGGCCGCCTGCGATGACCGACGTGGCCGCGCTCGCGGGCGTCTCGCACCAGACGGTCTCCCGGGTGCTCAACGCGCATCCCAACGTCAGCGAGGACACCCGGGCCCGGGTTCGCGCGGCGATCGCGGAACTGGGCTATCGGCCCAACCGGGCCGCGAAGGCGCTGGTCACCGGCCGCAGTCACCTCATCGGAGTGGTCACCCAGACGACCACTCTGTACGGACCCGCGTCCTTGCTCGTCGCCTTCGAGAATGCGGCAGCGCTGGCCGGGATGAACGTCACCCTGGCGAGCGTCCCGACCATGACGCGGCAGGCCCTGGTCACCGCGGTGAACCGTCAACTCGACCAGGGTGTCGCGGGCATCGTCGTGATCGCTCCGGTCGCCTCGGCTCAGCCGGCCATCGACGGCATTCCCGACGACGTCCCCTATGTCGTGGTGGACGGCGATCCCGACCTGCGGACCGACCTCGTGACCATCGATCAGGTCGAGGGGGCACGGCTGGCCACTCGACATCTGCTCGACGCCGGCCACGCAACGGTGTGGCACGTGTCGGGTCCGCCGGGCTGGTTCGACAGCGCGGGCCGCCTCGAGGGATGGCGCAGCACGTTGCAGGCCGCCGGCTGCGAGGTCCCTCCGGCGATCCCGGCCGACTGGACCGCTGCTGCGGGATTCCGGGCGGGACGGACCCTCGCGCGGATGAGCGAGGTGACCGCGGTCTTCGCCGCGAACGATCATCTGGCGCTGGGATTGCTGCGCGCGTTCCACGAAGACGGCCGTTCCGTACCGGTGGACATCTCCGTGGTCGGCTTCGACGACGTAGCGGAGGCGGCGTACTTCACCCCACCGCTGACCAGCGTGCGGCCAGACTTTCTGCAGGCCGCGAACCGCACTTTGGGCCTGCTGCTGGAACGGATGGCTACGCCCGACCGGCCGGCGGAGCGTGCGGTGATCGCACCCGAACTCGTCGTCCGCGCCAGCGTGGGCCCGCCCCGCTCGAGGCGCTAA
- a CDS encoding alpha/beta hydrolase, with amino-acid sequence MDEAVARRTKQSDHRARAEHRSHVVLTPRLVDVRLPKGGRRPRGAVIVLHGGASRQGSVMVSPTQLSVLRMIPIAKRISRAGHGELAVFRLLNSSRGWDAHHTPVDDAHWALRQIADRFGLGVPVCLVGHSLGGRAALLAADHHTVVGAVALAPWVYSTDGPDLTGRSVLIVHGSQDRIASPVRSWQVARNISRHTHVGYLRVDGGKHAMLSRHRVFDSAAAQFCAATLLGEQMDGPVAQALVSKEPVVV; translated from the coding sequence GTGGATGAAGCAGTTGCCCGCCGCACGAAGCAGTCGGATCACCGAGCCCGCGCTGAGCATCGGTCTCACGTGGTGCTGACCCCGCGTCTCGTCGACGTCCGCCTACCCAAGGGCGGCCGGCGCCCCCGCGGCGCGGTGATCGTCCTGCACGGCGGAGCGAGCCGGCAAGGCAGCGTCATGGTCTCGCCCACCCAACTGTCGGTGTTACGGATGATCCCGATCGCCAAGCGGATTTCCCGCGCCGGACACGGCGAACTGGCGGTCTTCCGGCTGCTCAACTCCAGCCGTGGCTGGGACGCCCACCACACGCCGGTCGACGACGCGCACTGGGCGCTGCGGCAGATCGCCGATCGGTTCGGTCTGGGCGTGCCGGTGTGCCTCGTGGGCCATTCGCTGGGTGGCCGCGCGGCGTTGCTGGCCGCCGATCACCACACAGTCGTCGGCGCGGTCGCCCTGGCCCCTTGGGTCTATTCCACCGACGGTCCCGATCTCACCGGACGGTCGGTCCTGATCGTGCACGGCTCGCAGGACCGGATCGCGAGTCCGGTGCGCTCGTGGCAGGTTGCCCGCAACATCTCCCGGCATACCCACGTCGGCTATCTCCGGGTGGACGGTGGCAAGCATGCGATGCTCAGCCGGCATCGCGTCTTCGACTCCGCCGCGGCGCAGTTCTGTGCCGCGACCCTGCTCGGTGAACAGATGGACGGGCCGGTGGCCCAGGCTCTGGTGAGTAAGGAGCCGGTCGTGGTGTGA
- a CDS encoding alpha/beta fold hydrolase yields the protein MASVLVRNKVVVSGTPGGRPMVFAHGFGCDQSMWRYVVPEFEPDHLVVTFDHVGFGGSDVSAWSRDRYPDLGAYADDLVEILTELDLYDVVLVGHSVAATIGILASVRHPERFGQLVLVGPSPRYVDDPATGYRGGFSAADIDELLETLDSNYMGWSLDMAPVIMGNPDRPELGAELSASFCRVSPEVADAFARLTFLSDNRADLAEVQLPTLILQCRDDPIAPEVVGNYVHDHIPGSTLVQLAATGHCPNLSAPAETARTIRAYLDSTTEPARRPSPAR from the coding sequence ATGGCCTCGGTTCTGGTGAGAAACAAGGTCGTCGTGTCCGGCACGCCCGGGGGGCGGCCGATGGTATTCGCGCACGGCTTCGGCTGCGATCAGTCGATGTGGCGCTACGTAGTGCCCGAATTCGAGCCGGATCACCTGGTGGTCACCTTCGACCATGTCGGCTTCGGCGGGTCCGACGTCTCGGCCTGGTCACGGGACCGGTATCCGGATCTGGGCGCCTACGCCGACGACCTCGTCGAGATCCTCACCGAGCTGGACCTCTACGACGTTGTTCTGGTGGGCCATTCCGTAGCCGCGACCATCGGGATTCTGGCCTCGGTCAGACACCCCGAACGATTTGGCCAACTCGTTCTCGTCGGTCCGTCCCCGCGCTATGTCGACGACCCGGCGACCGGGTACCGCGGCGGCTTCAGCGCCGCGGACATCGATGAGCTGCTGGAGACGCTCGACAGCAACTACATGGGCTGGTCCTTGGACATGGCGCCGGTGATCATGGGTAATCCCGACCGGCCCGAGCTGGGGGCCGAACTCAGCGCCAGTTTCTGCCGGGTCTCACCGGAAGTCGCCGACGCCTTCGCGCGCCTGACGTTCCTGTCCGACAACCGGGCCGACCTGGCCGAGGTCCAGCTGCCGACGCTGATCCTGCAGTGCCGCGACGATCCGATCGCTCCCGAGGTCGTGGGCAACTATGTCCACGACCACATTCCGGGCAGCACGTTGGTCCAGCTGGCCGCGACCGGCCACTGCCCGAACCTGAGTGCGCCCGCCGAGACCGCGCGAACGATCCGGGCCTACCTCGACTCGACCACGGAACCCGCCCGACGGCCCAGCCCCGCCCGCTGA
- a CDS encoding SpoIIE family protein phosphatase, whose amino-acid sequence MTITEWDDAACALLVLDPNRHVTQANALAARWTGYPAAALVGRPLSSLFTVGGRIYLETHFTPLLLLEGQVSELAVELAGADGSRMPVLLNARQSPDDPGRTHVAMVAATDRIRYERDLLHARLTAEEATAESLRLQARLQLLAEASSTLSSSPTVESAVSAVAGELVARWCDWTMIYLCQAHPTSAPHSLRLAMARHRDAARTIEVAQLASDFPSQVSSSSALHALLTTGRPQLVAPITEERLSRAADDPAVGERLRSVGVRSAIWTQLMSNNLCLGALCAVRGEDGDPFDDGDLAAATDLGARIGGAVNALQLKQREQETSVALQRALLTPAMPVPGLDIVARYRPAAQHAQVGGDWYDSVARSNGEHLLVIGDVIGHGSDAAAAMGQLRSIIRTLAYTTGATPAELLSRADEAALGLGLTTLATCTVVSVRPGEGRRRLTWSNAGHPPPVTLTAGGTTELLAARPEPLLGLGRHVARSDHVAALDVGDTLLLYTDGLIERRDEDIDESLSKLARTLRDCAGLPLEQLGDTVLETLLGRSPDNADDVALLALRPVMTS is encoded by the coding sequence ATGACCATCACCGAATGGGACGACGCGGCGTGCGCACTGCTCGTTCTGGATCCGAACCGCCACGTCACCCAGGCCAACGCACTGGCCGCGCGGTGGACCGGGTATCCAGCCGCGGCCCTGGTCGGACGTCCCCTCAGTTCGCTGTTCACGGTCGGCGGCCGCATCTACCTGGAAACCCACTTCACCCCGTTGCTGCTGCTCGAAGGTCAGGTGAGCGAACTGGCCGTCGAGCTGGCCGGGGCGGACGGGTCCCGGATGCCGGTGCTGCTGAATGCGCGCCAGAGCCCGGACGACCCCGGACGCACCCACGTTGCCATGGTCGCGGCCACCGATCGCATCCGCTACGAGCGGGACCTGCTGCACGCCCGACTCACGGCCGAAGAGGCCACCGCAGAGAGCCTGCGGCTACAGGCGCGGCTCCAGTTGTTGGCCGAGGCGTCCTCGACCTTGTCCTCGAGTCCCACCGTCGAGTCCGCGGTGTCCGCCGTGGCCGGTGAGCTCGTCGCGCGGTGGTGCGACTGGACGATGATCTATCTCTGCCAGGCGCATCCGACCTCGGCTCCGCACAGCCTTCGGTTGGCGATGGCGCGCCACCGGGATGCCGCGCGAACCATCGAGGTTGCGCAGCTGGCATCGGACTTCCCGTCCCAGGTGAGCTCGTCCTCGGCCTTGCACGCGCTGCTGACCACGGGCCGACCCCAGCTGGTCGCGCCGATCACCGAGGAGCGGCTGAGCCGGGCCGCGGATGATCCCGCCGTGGGCGAGCGGCTGCGATCGGTCGGGGTGCGCTCAGCCATCTGGACGCAGCTGATGTCGAACAACCTCTGTCTGGGCGCACTGTGCGCGGTGCGGGGCGAGGACGGCGATCCCTTCGACGACGGTGACCTGGCGGCGGCGACGGACCTGGGCGCGCGCATCGGCGGAGCCGTCAACGCGCTGCAGCTCAAGCAGCGTGAGCAGGAGACCTCGGTGGCGCTGCAACGCGCGTTGCTGACCCCGGCCATGCCCGTTCCGGGTCTGGACATCGTGGCCCGGTACCGGCCCGCCGCGCAGCACGCCCAGGTCGGCGGTGACTGGTACGACAGTGTCGCGCGCAGCAACGGCGAGCACCTGCTCGTCATCGGCGACGTGATCGGTCACGGCAGCGACGCCGCGGCGGCGATGGGACAGCTGCGTTCGATCATCCGCACGCTGGCCTACACCACCGGCGCAACCCCGGCGGAACTGCTGAGCCGAGCGGACGAGGCGGCGCTGGGGCTCGGGCTCACGACTCTGGCCACCTGCACGGTGGTGTCGGTCCGGCCGGGCGAGGGCCGCCGAAGGCTGACCTGGTCCAACGCCGGACACCCGCCGCCGGTCACCCTCACCGCTGGCGGCACCACCGAACTACTGGCCGCCCGGCCGGAACCGTTGCTCGGACTCGGCCGCCACGTCGCCCGCAGCGATCATGTCGCGGCGCTGGACGTCGGCGACACCCTGCTGCTCTACACCGACGGGCTCATCGAGCGCCGCGACGAGGACATCGACGAGAGCCTGTCCAAGCTCGCCCGGACCCTGCGCGACTGCGCCGGCCTCCCCCTGGAACAGCTGGGAGACACGGTGCTGGAGACGCTGCTCGGCCGGTCACCGGACAACGCCGACGACGTCGCGCTGCTCGCCCTACGTCCGGTCATGACCTCCTAA